TCTCGAGGTCGAACTCTTGCTGATACTCGCCGTTGGCATCGGCCTGCCAGGCCTCGATAAAGGCATCGCGGACCAGGTCGCCGTTGCCGTCGATCACGGTGCCGACCACCTCGATATGCTCGCCCTCGGCCCCGGGACGAGCCATCTCGTTCCAGATCTCCTCGTCCCGGGTCGGGTTGCCGGCGGCGGCCAGCGCCAGGCCAATATGCACATAAGGCCCGGCGGTCTGGGAAGCGGTCTCACGCAGCAGCAGTTCGCTGGTGGGTCGGGAATTCGGCTGGTTCATCTCGTCATCTCTCTCGCTGGTTCTCGAACCCATCACTGGTTTTCAAAAAAGGTCTGCAGTTCGCCACGCACCACCAGGTCGAAGCGATAGGCCAGGCAGTCCATGGGCTTGCTGCGGGCCATGTCCAGGCGACCGATCATGGTCTCCACGGCCTCGGGATCCTTGAGGGTGTGGACGATGGGACACAGCGGAATCAGCGGGTCCCCCTCGAAGTACATCTGGGTGATCAAGCGAGTAGAGATCGACGGCCCCATCACCGACACGTGGATATGGGAGGGCCGCCAGCTATTGGGATCGTTGGGCCAGGGGTAGGGGCCCGGCTTGATGGTACGGAAGCGGTACCATCCCTGATCGTCGGTCAGGCAGCGACCAACGCCACCGAAGTTGGGGTCCAGGGGGGCCAGGTAGTTGTCGTTCCTGTGGCGATAGCGGCCGCCGGCGTTGGCCTGCCACATCTCCACCAGGGTGTGGGGCACCGGCTTGCCAAACTGGTCGACCACGCGGCCGAACATGATGATGCGCTCCCCCTGGGGCAAGCCCTGGCCCTGCTCCTGGCGAAAGTTGAGCAGCAGGTCGTTATCGTGGGGGCCCATCCGCAGATGCCGGAAGTCGGGACCGGAAAGCTCCGAGGCCGTGGGCTTCTGCATGCTGACCAGCGCCTGCTGCGGTGAGCGGGCGACGGAGGTCTTGTAGCCAGGAGCATAGGCCGGCGGATGCCAGTTGCGGTCGCGCGCGACGAATCGCTTGTTGTATTGCATTTCGATCCTCTCTACCTAGGAGATTTCATTGACCCGGATCAGTCTGGCGCTATTCATCTGGCCTGCCAATTGACGCCTCGGCCCCCACTTATAACCCAGAGGTTATGTGGCGCTCGCCACCATCCCCCGCAGCGTCTCACAGAAGGTCTCGAGGGCCACGGAAGGCGCCAGGCTGGTGTTGGTGCAGAGCCCCACCGAGCCGCCCTGCTGCTCCAGTGAGAGCGCCAGTTCGGCTAGCCTGTCCAGGCGCACCGCCTCCCGCGCGGCCTCCTCGGGCGCCACCCAGACGGCATCACTCACCTGAACGTAGCGCCGGCTGAGCGGTAGCGATAGTGTCTCGAGCTGGCGAGCGGGCAGCTCAAGGCCATGGCGCACGAAGAAGCTGTCCACCTGCTGGCGCAGCGTGGTCTGAGGGGGCGGCAGCACCCAAGGGAAAC
The Halomonas sp. H10-9-1 DNA segment above includes these coding regions:
- the pcaH gene encoding protocatechuate 3,4-dioxygenase subunit beta, whose translation is MEMQYNKRFVARDRNWHPPAYAPGYKTSVARSPQQALVSMQKPTASELSGPDFRHLRMGPHDNDLLLNFRQEQGQGLPQGERIIMFGRVVDQFGKPVPHTLVEMWQANAGGRYRHRNDNYLAPLDPNFGGVGRCLTDDQGWYRFRTIKPGPYPWPNDPNSWRPSHIHVSVMGPSISTRLITQMYFEGDPLIPLCPIVHTLKDPEAVETMIGRLDMARSKPMDCLAYRFDLVVRGELQTFFENQ